In the genome of Paenibacillus pabuli, one region contains:
- the nadB gene encoding L-aspartate oxidase gives MIPQYLVDFDLSALPMVETDVLVIGSGIAGLFTAIKASEQRSVLMITKKSLLESNTRYAQGGIAAVIAEDDSPAYHLQDTLVAGAGLCRSEAVEALVNEGPDGVKELIRLGTLFDLENGELALTQEGAHSHRRILHANGDATGYEIVRALASQANEHPGIEVWDEHFVIDLITEQGECVGALVQKADGSQVFVKAEATVLCSGGAGQLYRYTTNPEVATADGVAMAYRAGAVVRDMEFIQFHPTSLCYPGAPRFLVSEAVRGEGAYLRNVKGERFMERYHAQLELAPRDIVARAIVSEMESTNSTFVYLDITHESAEMIKHRFPTIYETCMRYGLDMTTDWIPVAPAAHYMMGGVKTDLSGESSIGRLFACGEVSSTGVHGANRLASNSLSEAIVFGRRIVDRIQSLPPLASLHKGAPASTSLSRIIKDEQKPVSERRLRLQKMMVRQVGLRRNGGNLQAAMEKLQQELPFFDQKFTHKEEMEYANLLTCAWLVTTGALHREESRGAHYREDFPQRDDAVWQKHSLQQREQAIVEELMS, from the coding sequence ATGATACCGCAATACTTAGTGGATTTTGATCTGTCCGCGCTGCCGATGGTGGAGACGGATGTGCTGGTTATTGGTTCGGGCATTGCTGGTTTGTTTACTGCGATCAAGGCGAGTGAACAACGCAGTGTGTTGATGATCACGAAGAAGTCATTACTGGAAAGTAACACCCGGTATGCGCAAGGGGGCATTGCTGCAGTTATTGCTGAGGATGATTCACCTGCCTACCATTTGCAGGATACACTTGTTGCCGGAGCGGGACTATGCCGCTCCGAAGCAGTCGAAGCATTGGTGAACGAGGGCCCGGACGGCGTGAAAGAACTGATTCGATTGGGTACTTTGTTTGATCTGGAGAACGGCGAGTTGGCGTTGACGCAGGAAGGTGCGCATAGCCACCGCCGTATTTTGCATGCCAATGGGGATGCAACGGGATATGAGATTGTACGTGCACTGGCTTCACAGGCGAATGAACATCCGGGGATTGAAGTATGGGATGAGCATTTTGTCATTGACCTGATTACAGAGCAGGGAGAATGTGTAGGTGCGTTGGTTCAGAAGGCAGACGGTTCGCAAGTATTTGTGAAGGCAGAGGCAACCGTATTATGCTCTGGCGGGGCTGGACAGTTGTATCGATACACAACTAACCCGGAAGTGGCTACAGCCGATGGCGTGGCGATGGCCTATCGTGCCGGAGCGGTTGTCCGAGACATGGAGTTTATCCAATTTCACCCGACCTCCCTTTGTTATCCGGGAGCACCACGTTTCCTGGTGTCCGAGGCGGTACGTGGCGAAGGAGCCTATCTACGCAATGTGAAAGGCGAGCGCTTCATGGAACGATATCATGCACAGCTTGAACTGGCACCACGTGATATCGTCGCCCGGGCTATTGTCAGTGAGATGGAATCGACAAACAGTACGTTTGTATATTTGGATATCACGCATGAATCGGCGGAGATGATTAAGCATCGGTTTCCTACCATTTATGAGACCTGTATGCGATACGGACTGGATATGACCACAGACTGGATTCCGGTCGCTCCTGCTGCACATTACATGATGGGCGGAGTGAAGACGGATCTCAGCGGGGAGAGCAGTATTGGCCGGTTATTTGCCTGCGGTGAGGTATCCTCTACTGGAGTGCATGGCGCTAATCGTCTGGCGAGCAATTCTCTGTCTGAAGCAATTGTGTTTGGCCGGAGAATCGTTGATCGTATTCAATCTCTTCCTCCACTTGCTTCACTGCACAAAGGGGCTCCTGCATCAACAAGCTTGAGCAGGATTATAAAGGATGAGCAGAAGCCGGTATCCGAAAGGCGCTTGCGTCTGCAAAAAATGATGGTACGCCAGGTGGGACTGCGCCGGAATGGCGGTAATCTACAAGCAGCAATGGAAAAACTGCAACAAGAACTTCCATTTTTTGATCAGAAGTTTACTCACAAAGAAGAGATGGAATATGCCAACCTGTTGACCTGTGCCTGGCTGGTTACCACTGGAGCATTACACCGCGAGGAAAGTCGGGGAGCCCACTACCGTGAGGATTTCCCGCAGCGTGACGATGCCGTATGGCAGAAGCACAGTCTGCAGCAGCGAGAACAAGCGATTGTGGAGGAATTGATGTCATGA
- the nadC gene encoding carboxylating nicotinate-nucleotide diphosphorylase — protein sequence MILNGYNEGLIESIKNWLREDVGAGDVTTSVTIPAGSLSKAVIHAKDNGIIAGITVAELVFQVVDPGLVFTPRVKDGDAVTHGTILAEVEGSTHSLLTGERLALNLLQRMSGIATRTRTYVDALDGLSTRLVDTRKTTPGHRLLEKYAVRVGGGANHRFGLYDAVMIKDNHIKGAGGITEAVQRARAVIPHTMTIEVETENLEQVREALQAGSDIIMLDNMHPDRMREAVALIREQAPHVKVEASGNVSLNTIRGIAESGVDVISVGRLTYSFESLDISLDLNEKKEG from the coding sequence ATGATACTGAACGGATATAATGAAGGACTCATCGAATCCATCAAAAACTGGCTTCGTGAGGATGTTGGTGCAGGGGATGTCACAACAAGTGTGACGATTCCCGCGGGCAGCCTGTCCAAGGCCGTTATCCATGCCAAAGACAATGGAATTATTGCAGGAATTACGGTAGCCGAACTCGTGTTTCAGGTAGTCGATCCTGGCCTTGTATTCACACCGAGGGTAAAAGACGGTGACGCAGTTACCCATGGTACAATTCTGGCTGAGGTGGAAGGAAGCACACATAGCCTGCTTACAGGAGAGCGCTTGGCTCTTAATCTGCTGCAGCGTATGTCTGGTATTGCTACCCGTACGCGTACTTATGTTGATGCGTTGGATGGCCTTTCTACACGACTGGTCGATACTCGTAAAACAACACCAGGGCACCGTTTGCTTGAAAAGTATGCAGTGCGAGTTGGTGGCGGAGCAAATCATCGGTTCGGCCTCTATGATGCCGTCATGATTAAGGATAATCATATCAAGGGCGCAGGCGGAATCACTGAAGCGGTGCAGCGTGCACGGGCAGTCATTCCACATACCATGACCATTGAAGTCGAGACCGAAAACCTGGAACAGGTCAGAGAAGCCTTGCAGGCTGGGTCAGATATCATTATGCTGGATAACATGCACCCAGATCGGATGCGTGAGGCCGTCGCTCTTATTCGTGAGCAGGCTCCGCATGTGAAGGTGGAAGCATCGGGCAACGTCTCACTAAATACCATTCGTGGTATTGCAGAGAGCGGAGTGGATGTAATTTCAGTTGGTAGGTTAACCTACTCTTTTGAGAGCCTGGATATCAGCCTGGATTTAAACGAAAAGAAAGAGGGGTGA
- a CDS encoding type III pantothenate kinase, producing the protein MILVVDVGNSNIVLGVYQGRELLHHFRLSTSRQSTVDEYGVLIYNLFHMSGISTRDIEGVIIASVVPPLVNVIEAMCEKYVGKKPLLVGPGIRTGLNLRYENPREVGADRIVNAVAAVEKYGGPLVVVDFGTATTFDCIDEKGNYLGGAIVPGIHIATEALYERASKLPRIELEKPKKVIGRNTIHAMQAGIIYGYAGQVDGIVERIREEMGAKPRVIATGGLAKLIAEETRSIEEVDPLLTLEGLRIIYERNRER; encoded by the coding sequence TTGATTCTTGTTGTAGACGTGGGCAACAGCAACATCGTTCTCGGCGTGTATCAGGGCCGGGAGTTGCTCCACCATTTTCGCCTGAGCACATCCCGTCAGTCGACAGTGGATGAATATGGCGTATTGATTTATAATTTATTTCATATGTCGGGTATTTCGACACGCGACATTGAAGGTGTGATCATCGCATCCGTGGTTCCGCCGCTGGTGAATGTGATTGAAGCCATGTGTGAGAAGTACGTAGGCAAGAAACCGCTGCTCGTCGGGCCTGGTATTCGAACCGGCCTGAACTTGCGGTATGAGAACCCTCGTGAAGTTGGCGCGGATCGCATTGTTAATGCAGTAGCCGCTGTTGAGAAGTATGGCGGTCCTCTCGTTGTGGTCGATTTCGGTACAGCGACCACATTTGACTGTATTGATGAGAAAGGAAATTATCTGGGCGGGGCTATTGTACCAGGCATCCATATTGCAACCGAAGCGCTCTATGAACGGGCGTCCAAGCTACCTCGCATTGAATTGGAGAAGCCCAAGAAAGTCATTGGGCGTAACACCATTCATGCGATGCAGGCCGGCATTATTTATGGTTATGCAGGACAGGTGGACGGCATTGTGGAACGTATTCGCGAGGAAATGGGAGCCAAGCCCAGAGTCATTGCAACCGGAGGCCTTGCCAAGCTGATTGCAGAAGAAACACGCAGCATCGAGGAAGTGGATCCGCTGCTTACGCTTGAAGGGCTGCGTATCATTTATGAGCGGAACCGGGAAAGGTAA
- the hslO gene encoding Hsp33 family molecular chaperone HslO has product MENNNKQDRLIRGTAMNGRVRAFAVQTTELVEELRRRHDTFPTATAAMGRTVTAAAIMGAMLKGEEKLTIQVKGDGPIGQIVADANAKGEVRGYVSNPHVHLPSNSMGKLDVAGAVGTEGFVNVTKDLGLKEPYRGSVPIISGELGEDFTYYFAKSEQTPSAVGVGVLVDTDNSVIVAGGFIVQLLPGLTDDEITVIEKAIGAMPQVTTLLDEGHGLEELLRRVLPDVQVMDEMDITFHCECSRERVEKTLISLGQSEMEQLIEEEGQAEVVCQFCNEAYDFNKEQLETILEQAKN; this is encoded by the coding sequence TTGGAAAACAACAACAAACAAGACCGATTAATTCGTGGTACAGCAATGAACGGACGGGTTAGAGCCTTTGCTGTGCAGACGACGGAACTGGTTGAGGAATTGCGCAGAAGACATGATACGTTTCCCACGGCTACAGCAGCTATGGGGCGTACGGTAACGGCAGCAGCCATTATGGGTGCCATGCTTAAGGGAGAAGAGAAGCTAACTATTCAAGTCAAAGGCGACGGTCCTATTGGACAGATTGTTGCTGATGCTAATGCGAAGGGTGAAGTTCGTGGCTATGTAAGCAATCCGCATGTACATCTGCCGAGCAACAGCATGGGCAAGCTGGACGTTGCTGGCGCAGTCGGAACAGAGGGATTCGTGAACGTAACGAAGGATTTGGGGCTGAAAGAGCCTTATCGCGGCAGTGTACCGATTATTTCGGGAGAACTTGGCGAAGACTTTACGTACTATTTTGCCAAATCGGAGCAGACGCCTTCTGCTGTAGGCGTTGGTGTACTGGTGGATACGGACAATTCGGTTATTGTAGCCGGTGGATTCATTGTACAGTTACTGCCCGGTTTGACGGATGACGAAATAACCGTGATCGAAAAAGCCATTGGTGCGATGCCGCAGGTAACGACTTTGCTGGATGAGGGTCATGGACTGGAAGAGTTACTTCGCCGTGTATTGCCTGATGTGCAGGTCATGGACGAAATGGATATTACTTTCCACTGTGAGTGTTCACGTGAGAGGGTAGAGAAAACGCTGATCAGTCTGGGTCAATCTGAAATGGAGCAGTTGATTGAGGAAGAAGGCCAGGCTGAAGTGGTCTGCCAATTCTGTAACGAAGCTTACGATTTCAACAAGGAACAACTTGAGACCATCCTAGAGCAAGCCAAGAACTGA
- a CDS encoding peptidyl-prolyl cis-trans isomerase gives MTRQEKGLWTAVIVLTLGMLVMGSVMVLQGSRTGRDGADSPQDANQEDGSAVATINGEVITNKEWTEALKRRYGSELLLQMLNRKAVYAEAVDRNLTVTPKEIAKELAAAMEGYDSEKAYFDEMQSQLGLSRQDLELEAGYRLLLEKIATSGIQIKDADIEHYWNEHHEDYVSPEKYDLSIIVLKEEDQAKSVLDALDKGADFEETARQESTDSYSRDAGGRLGWIEQNDPFQSEALLKLAAQLVVGDIAGPVKVEEGYAIIKMNDKQERQVQPAEEVHEEIRMQLALSQADPLPQVEERLRSKYEAVIIAEIPAS, from the coding sequence ATGACAAGACAGGAGAAAGGGTTATGGACGGCCGTAATTGTCTTGACGCTTGGAATGCTCGTGATGGGTTCAGTTATGGTCTTGCAAGGCTCACGGACTGGACGTGATGGAGCAGACTCGCCTCAGGATGCCAATCAGGAAGATGGAAGCGCCGTAGCAACAATCAATGGAGAGGTCATCACCAATAAGGAATGGACCGAGGCGTTGAAACGACGCTACGGCAGTGAATTACTGCTTCAGATGCTTAACCGGAAAGCCGTTTATGCAGAAGCGGTGGACCGTAATTTGACGGTGACCCCCAAGGAAATTGCAAAAGAACTTGCCGCGGCCATGGAAGGGTATGACTCGGAGAAGGCTTATTTTGACGAGATGCAGTCCCAGCTCGGTTTATCTAGGCAGGACCTTGAGCTGGAGGCAGGATACAGGCTGTTGTTAGAGAAAATTGCTACAAGCGGCATTCAGATCAAGGATGCAGATATTGAGCATTACTGGAACGAGCACCATGAAGACTATGTTTCTCCTGAAAAATACGATCTGTCTATCATTGTATTGAAGGAAGAGGACCAGGCAAAATCAGTTCTGGATGCGCTCGACAAGGGTGCAGACTTTGAAGAAACCGCACGTCAGGAATCGACGGACAGTTACTCTCGTGATGCAGGTGGTCGTCTGGGATGGATCGAGCAGAATGATCCGTTTCAGTCCGAAGCACTCCTCAAACTTGCAGCTCAACTGGTCGTTGGCGATATTGCAGGGCCGGTGAAGGTGGAAGAAGGCTATGCCATCATTAAAATGAACGACAAACAAGAGCGCCAGGTACAACCCGCAGAAGAGGTACACGAGGAGATTCGGATGCAGCTGGCACTCAGTCAGGCTGATCCCCTGCCCCAGGTGGAGGAAAGGCTGCGGAGCAAGTATGAAGCTGTCATCATCGCTGAAATTCCGGCATCCTGA
- the cysK gene encoding cysteine synthase A codes for MAKVVNNVTELIGGTPLVRLNRIVPEGSAEVFVKLEYQNPGSSVKDRIAISIVEEAEKEGKLKPGDTIIEATSGNTGIGLAMVAAAKGYKSVIVMPETMSMERRNLLRAYGAELVLTPGAEGMNGAVKKAEELLKENPSYFMAEQFKNKANVKIHRETTGPEIVEAIQSVGGTLDAFVAGIGTGGTITGTGEVLKEAFPGIKIVAVEPAASPILAGGKPGPHKIQGIGANFIPEILDQEIYDEIIHIENDDAFETARQVAKEEGILSGISSGAAIRAGLQVAKQLGAGKRVVVIVPSNGERYLSTPLYNFEA; via the coding sequence ATGGCTAAAGTAGTTAATAACGTAACAGAACTCATCGGAGGTACTCCGCTTGTTCGTCTGAACCGTATCGTACCTGAAGGCAGTGCTGAAGTATTCGTGAAACTGGAATACCAGAATCCAGGTTCGAGCGTCAAAGACCGTATCGCGATCAGCATCGTGGAAGAAGCGGAAAAAGAAGGCAAGCTGAAACCGGGTGATACCATCATTGAAGCAACAAGTGGTAACACAGGGATCGGACTGGCTATGGTGGCTGCAGCCAAAGGCTACAAGTCTGTTATTGTTATGCCGGAAACGATGAGCATGGAGCGTCGTAACCTGCTTCGCGCCTACGGAGCTGAGCTTGTGCTCACACCGGGAGCTGAAGGTATGAATGGTGCAGTTAAGAAAGCTGAGGAATTGCTTAAGGAAAATCCATCTTATTTCATGGCTGAGCAATTTAAAAATAAAGCCAACGTGAAGATCCACCGTGAAACGACTGGCCCTGAGATTGTTGAAGCTATTCAATCTGTAGGCGGTACGTTGGATGCTTTCGTTGCAGGAATCGGTACAGGCGGAACGATTACTGGTACAGGTGAAGTGTTGAAAGAAGCCTTTCCTGGGATTAAAATCGTTGCTGTTGAACCAGCAGCTTCTCCAATCCTGGCAGGTGGAAAACCGGGCCCTCACAAAATCCAGGGGATCGGTGCCAACTTTATTCCTGAGATTCTGGATCAGGAAATCTATGACGAGATCATTCACATCGAGAATGACGATGCGTTCGAGACGGCTCGTCAGGTAGCGAAGGAAGAAGGTATTCTTTCGGGTATTTCTTCCGGTGCAGCTATCCGCGCAGGTCTGCAAGTGGCGAAACAGTTGGGTGCAGGCAAACGCGTTGTTGTGATCGTGCCAAGTAACGGCGAACGTTACCTCAGTACGCCACTTTACAACTTTGAAGCTTAA
- a CDS encoding anthranilate synthase component I family protein, translating to MTHLMTTYADWTEWAGKGWTMMPYMIKSDKGPYHGGLPLTWEAAWQQASPYAIVLENGKGGRYTFLGLNPVSVISGKGNEAVIHDLIQGGTRTDVGKPLEVLKRWAAPYSAPKVSGAPDFGGGCAGYLSYDVARSLEKLPTLAADNPALPDYWWMRFEELWAYDHEQEALFCMVHMPVQPSQTEADLRRLYTEAEERAAAMQQRWLHILGFAQAEEQQQALELRHSHIHLNSQSADSERETEGWHTSFPQQDFEQAVRTVQEYIRQGDVFQVNLSLRQEKRLKSSAEHIYEWLRLVNPSPYMGMLRSPDFQLVSGSPELLVKVDNRKVSARPIAGTRRRGRDEAEDTLMAAELLNSEKERAEHIMLVDLERNDIGRIAAYGSVHVPELMTIEKYSHVMHLVSQVEGTLADGLSVFDVIAATFPGGTITGAPKVRTMEIIEELEPVRRGPYTGSIGWMDYSGNMELNIVIRTLSIKDGIGYVQAGAGIVIDSDPYREYKECRNKARAMMRAVNYSEEAEAVKLK from the coding sequence ATGACACACCTGATGACAACATACGCCGACTGGACAGAGTGGGCCGGAAAAGGTTGGACCATGATGCCGTATATGATCAAGTCGGATAAGGGACCGTATCATGGCGGTTTACCGTTAACGTGGGAAGCAGCCTGGCAGCAGGCGTCACCCTATGCAATAGTATTGGAAAATGGAAAAGGCGGAAGGTATACCTTTCTGGGATTAAACCCGGTATCCGTTATTTCCGGCAAGGGCAATGAGGCTGTTATTCATGATCTTATTCAAGGCGGTACCCGGACAGACGTTGGTAAACCACTTGAAGTGTTAAAAAGATGGGCTGCGCCATACAGCGCACCAAAGGTTAGCGGGGCTCCAGACTTTGGTGGTGGTTGTGCAGGGTATCTAAGCTATGACGTAGCCAGATCCCTGGAAAAGCTGCCAACCTTGGCAGCAGACAACCCGGCACTCCCCGATTATTGGTGGATGCGTTTTGAAGAACTATGGGCGTATGATCATGAGCAAGAGGCCTTATTCTGTATGGTGCACATGCCTGTGCAACCAAGTCAGACAGAGGCTGATCTGCGCAGACTTTACACGGAAGCAGAAGAGCGAGCAGCAGCCATGCAGCAGCGCTGGCTGCATATTCTGGGATTTGCCCAGGCGGAAGAGCAGCAGCAGGCCTTGGAGCTTCGCCACAGCCACATTCATCTTAATTCGCAATCAGCCGATTCGGAGCGGGAAACGGAAGGATGGCATACTTCCTTTCCACAACAGGACTTCGAGCAGGCGGTACGTACAGTGCAGGAATATATCCGGCAGGGGGATGTGTTTCAAGTAAACCTGTCCCTTCGACAGGAGAAACGTCTGAAGTCCAGTGCAGAGCACATCTATGAATGGCTGCGTCTCGTGAATCCATCTCCCTATATGGGGATGCTGCGTAGTCCAGACTTCCAACTAGTGAGTGGTTCACCTGAATTGCTCGTCAAAGTGGATAATCGCAAGGTGAGCGCTCGTCCGATCGCGGGCACACGGAGAAGAGGCAGGGATGAAGCTGAGGATACGTTGATGGCCGCTGAATTGCTGAACAGTGAGAAGGAGCGGGCAGAACATATTATGCTGGTCGATCTGGAGAGGAATGATATTGGGCGAATTGCAGCTTATGGATCAGTCCATGTGCCTGAACTGATGACGATCGAGAAGTATTCCCATGTCATGCATCTGGTGTCTCAAGTTGAGGGAACGCTGGCCGACGGATTATCCGTATTTGATGTGATCGCAGCGACATTCCCAGGTGGAACGATTACGGGTGCACCCAAAGTTCGCACGATGGAAATCATTGAAGAACTGGAGCCTGTGCGTCGTGGACCGTATACGGGTTCGATTGGGTGGATGGACTACAGTGGCAATATGGAGTTGAACATCGTCATTCGTACACTTTCCATTAAAGATGGAATCGGATATGTACAAGCAGGTGCGGGCATTGTTATCGATTCAGATCCCTATCGGGAATACAAAGAGTGCCGCAACAAGGCAAGAGCCATGATGAGGGCTGTGAATTACAGCGAGGAAGCGGAAGCTGTTAAATTAAAATAA
- the pabA gene encoding aminodeoxychorismate/anthranilate synthase component II: protein MILVIDNYDSFTYNLVQYLGELGETVEVRRNDEIDLAGIEALAPDHILISPGPCTPNEAGISLAVIDYFKGSIPIFGVCLGHQAIGQAFGGNVIRADRMMHGKTSEMHHNGTSVFTGLPSPFTATRYHSLIVERSSLPDCLEITAETAEGEIMGLRHKEYAIEGVQFHPESIITDHGHQMLRNFLSHQVKV, encoded by the coding sequence ATGATACTGGTTATCGACAATTATGATTCCTTCACATACAACCTGGTTCAATATCTGGGTGAACTGGGGGAGACGGTGGAAGTTCGCCGTAATGATGAGATTGATCTGGCAGGCATCGAGGCATTGGCACCTGATCATATTTTAATCTCACCAGGTCCTTGTACTCCCAATGAGGCCGGTATTAGTCTGGCGGTTATCGATTACTTCAAGGGTAGTATTCCAATCTTCGGCGTATGTCTGGGACATCAGGCCATCGGACAGGCTTTCGGAGGAAATGTTATTCGTGCGGACCGCATGATGCACGGCAAAACATCGGAGATGCACCATAACGGAACATCCGTATTTACTGGATTACCATCTCCCTTCACGGCCACGCGATATCACTCACTGATCGTAGAACGCAGCAGTCTGCCAGACTGCCTGGAGATTACGGCCGAGACGGCTGAAGGCGAGATTATGGGCCTACGTCACAAGGAATATGCGATTGAAGGTGTTCAGTTCCATCCCGAATCCATCATTACGGATCACGGTCATCAAATGCTGCGTAACTTCCTGTCTCATCAGGTAAAGGTATAG
- a CDS encoding aminotransferase class IV, with amino-acid sequence MKYAAINGELVNMAAAVVPVTDHGFLYGLGLFETFRTYQRVPFLLDRHLERMASGCRELGIPFTATAAEVTDSINNLLLANELEDAYVRYTVSAGEAPLGLPSGDYVKPNHIVLAKALPEPSPSLYENGKMLQRLSTPRNTPEGEVRFKSLHYMNSILAKRELNGYGQHVQSAEGLQLTRDGHVAEGIVSNVFWVRQGVLYTPALATGILPGITRAVVLELAAQRGMPCQEGLFPWEELLQAEEVFLTGSVAELVPVTTLRDQDGTETVVSSGHIGPVTEVLLSMYRQKAGYTS; translated from the coding sequence ATGAAATATGCCGCGATAAACGGAGAATTGGTCAATATGGCGGCAGCCGTGGTTCCGGTGACGGATCACGGCTTTTTGTACGGGCTCGGATTGTTCGAGACATTTCGGACGTATCAGAGAGTTCCTTTTCTGCTGGATCGTCATTTGGAACGGATGGCTTCAGGGTGTCGTGAACTGGGCATTCCTTTCACAGCAACAGCAGCGGAGGTAACGGATTCGATCAACAACCTGTTACTTGCTAATGAACTCGAGGATGCCTATGTGCGCTACACGGTATCTGCGGGCGAAGCCCCGCTGGGACTACCTTCGGGGGACTATGTGAAACCCAACCATATCGTATTGGCAAAAGCACTGCCTGAACCCTCTCCATCTCTATATGAAAATGGTAAAATGCTTCAACGTCTGTCGACGCCTCGCAACACGCCTGAAGGGGAAGTGCGGTTCAAATCGCTGCATTACATGAACAGTATTCTCGCAAAGCGTGAACTGAACGGATACGGACAGCATGTGCAAAGCGCGGAAGGGCTGCAATTAACCCGAGACGGGCATGTAGCTGAGGGGATTGTCAGTAATGTGTTCTGGGTGAGACAGGGCGTACTCTACACGCCGGCACTTGCGACAGGCATTTTGCCGGGCATTACCAGAGCCGTTGTACTGGAGCTTGCAGCTCAGCGAGGAATGCCTTGCCAGGAAGGTTTGTTCCCTTGGGAGGAACTGCTGCAGGCAGAGGAGGTCTTTTTGACAGGTTCTGTTGCTGAACTCGTCCCAGTTACGACATTGCGGGATCAGGATGGAACGGAAACGGTAGTCAGCAGCGGACATATAGGCCCGGTTACAGAAGTGCTTCTGAGTATGTACCGGCAGAAAGCGGGGTATACTTCATGA